The following are from one region of the Georgenia sp. M64 genome:
- the truB gene encoding tRNA pseudouridine(55) synthase TruB: protein MTAPARPDVPRGAATAADGLVIVDKPAGWTSHDVVARTRRLAATKKVGHAGTLDPMATGVLVLGVGRATRLLTYLVGVDKEYTATVRLGQDTVTDDAEGEITSAPGAAGLLRADGTVDSAALETALASLRGPIQQVPSQVSAIKVDGRRSYARVRQGEDVELPARPVTVHRLEVTAPPRPGTAGTTPVVDVDVVVGCSSGTYVRALARDLGAALGTGGHLTALRRTRVGPFQESDARGVDELTEQVRAGAAAAEPAGLPVTDLTTAATACFPTRALGEEEAAAVRVGRSLTPTGEAGPTAALAPDGHVLALLADRDGAARPVLVLDPA from the coding sequence GTGACCGCGCCCGCCCGGCCCGACGTCCCGCGCGGGGCGGCGACCGCGGCCGACGGGCTGGTGATCGTCGACAAGCCCGCCGGCTGGACCAGCCACGACGTCGTCGCACGCACCCGGCGCCTCGCCGCGACGAAGAAGGTGGGGCACGCGGGGACGCTGGACCCCATGGCGACCGGTGTCCTGGTGCTCGGTGTCGGCCGAGCGACGCGGCTGCTGACGTACCTCGTGGGCGTGGACAAGGAGTACACCGCCACGGTCCGTCTGGGGCAGGACACGGTGACCGACGACGCCGAGGGTGAGATCACCTCGGCACCGGGCGCCGCCGGCCTGCTGCGCGCGGACGGCACCGTCGACAGCGCGGCCCTCGAGACCGCCCTGGCGAGCCTGCGCGGACCCATCCAGCAGGTCCCGAGCCAGGTCTCGGCCATCAAGGTCGACGGCAGGCGCTCGTACGCCCGCGTCCGTCAGGGCGAGGACGTCGAGCTGCCCGCGCGGCCGGTCACCGTCCACCGGCTCGAGGTCACCGCGCCGCCCCGGCCGGGGACCGCCGGGACCACCCCGGTGGTCGACGTCGACGTCGTGGTGGGGTGCTCCTCGGGCACGTACGTCCGGGCGCTCGCCCGCGACCTCGGCGCCGCCCTGGGCACCGGTGGGCACCTGACCGCGCTGCGCCGCACCCGGGTCGGCCCCTTCCAGGAGTCGGACGCCCGCGGCGTCGACGAGCTGACGGAGCAGGTCCGTGCCGGGGCCGCGGCCGCCGAGCCGGCGGGCCTGCCCGTGACCGACCTCACCACCGCGGCCACCGCGTGCTTCCCCACCCGCGCGCTCGGGGAGGAGGAGGCCGCGGCCGTGCGGGTGGGCCGGTCGCTCACGCCCACCGGCGAGGCGGGCCCCACCGCGGCCCTCGCCCCCGACGGGCACGTCCTGGCGCTCCTCGCCGACCGCGACGGCGCCGCGCGTCCGGTCCTCGTGCTCGACCCGGCGTGA
- the rbfA gene encoding 30S ribosome-binding factor RbfA, translating to MADAPRARKLAERIQQIVARMIDTRIKDPRLGFVTVTDVRVTGDLQNATIFYTVLGTEEERTSSAAALASAKGLIRSEVGKQTGLRLTPTIEFILDAVPETAAHLEEALRSAAAHDAEVARLAAQAAYAGESDPYRRPEDDDLDDDLADDEPATGAVSEPATGAVPEPDERPDGTTTR from the coding sequence ATGGCCGACGCCCCCCGCGCCCGCAAGCTCGCCGAGCGCATCCAGCAGATCGTCGCCCGGATGATCGACACCCGGATCAAGGACCCGCGGCTCGGCTTCGTCACCGTCACCGACGTGCGCGTGACCGGGGACCTGCAGAACGCCACGATCTTCTACACCGTCCTGGGCACGGAGGAGGAGCGCACCTCCTCCGCCGCGGCCCTGGCGTCGGCCAAGGGGCTCATCCGCTCCGAGGTGGGCAAGCAGACCGGCCTGCGGCTGACGCCCACCATCGAGTTCATCCTCGACGCGGTGCCGGAGACGGCGGCGCACCTCGAGGAGGCGCTGCGCTCCGCCGCCGCGCACGACGCCGAGGTGGCCCGCCTGGCCGCCCAGGCCGCCTACGCCGGCGAGTCCGACCCCTACCGCCGTCCCGAGGACGACGACCTGGACGACGACCTGGCGGACGACGAGCCCGCGACCGGTGCCGTGTCCGAGCCCGCGACCGGTGCCGTGCCCGAGCCCGACGAGCGGCCCGACGGGACCACCACCCGGTGA
- a CDS encoding bifunctional riboflavin kinase/FAD synthetase, translating to MQVWRSVAEIPADLGGTVTTLGIFDGVHRGHQVVLAATAEEAEGAGLTSVAVTFDPHPVHVHRPADELPLISSLTDRIERLAATGIDAVLVLEYTLDLARNSPEDFARGYLVDALHSRVVVVGEDVRFGWGNAGDQHTMVALGHELGFAVRIVTDICDEGGRRWSSTWVRELLAAGDVAGAAHVLGRSHRVRGVVVHGAKRGRALGYPTANLHADDLGVVPADGVYAGWLIRPAHAPEPGASKRLPAAVSVGTNPTFDGVERTVEAYVLGRTDLDLYGEEVVVELVERLRAMVAFDGVPALLEQMADDVRRTADILGVPAPARPDVYAPPRT from the coding sequence GTGCAGGTGTGGAGGAGCGTCGCCGAGATCCCCGCGGACCTCGGCGGCACGGTCACGACCCTCGGCATCTTCGACGGGGTCCACCGGGGCCACCAGGTCGTCCTCGCCGCCACCGCCGAGGAGGCGGAGGGTGCCGGGCTGACCTCGGTGGCCGTGACGTTCGACCCCCACCCGGTCCACGTGCACCGGCCGGCCGACGAGCTGCCGCTGATCTCGTCCCTCACCGACCGCATCGAGCGGCTGGCCGCCACCGGGATCGACGCCGTCCTCGTCCTGGAGTACACCCTCGACCTCGCCCGCAACAGCCCCGAGGACTTCGCCCGCGGCTACCTCGTCGACGCCCTGCACAGCCGCGTCGTGGTGGTGGGGGAGGACGTGCGCTTCGGGTGGGGCAACGCCGGCGACCAGCACACGATGGTCGCGCTGGGCCACGAGCTCGGCTTCGCCGTGCGGATCGTCACCGACATCTGCGACGAGGGCGGGCGCCGCTGGTCCTCGACCTGGGTGCGCGAGCTCCTCGCCGCAGGGGACGTCGCCGGTGCGGCGCACGTCCTCGGCCGGAGCCACCGCGTGCGCGGCGTCGTCGTCCACGGCGCCAAGCGCGGACGGGCCCTCGGCTACCCCACGGCCAACCTGCACGCGGACGACCTCGGTGTCGTCCCCGCGGACGGCGTCTACGCGGGCTGGCTGATCCGGCCCGCGCACGCCCCCGAGCCGGGCGCGTCCAAGCGCCTCCCCGCGGCGGTCTCCGTGGGCACCAACCCCACGTTCGACGGCGTGGAGCGCACCGTGGAGGCCTACGTCCTGGGGCGGACCGATCTCGACCTGTACGGCGAGGAGGTCGTCGTCGAGCTCGTCGAGCGGCTGCGGGCGATGGTGGCCTTCGACGGCGTCCCGGCCCTGCTGGAGCAGATGGCCGACGACGTGCGGCGCACCGCCGACATCCTCGGGGTGCCCGCGCCCGCCCGGCCCGACGTCTACGCGCCGCCCCGCACCTGA
- the infB gene encoding translation initiation factor IF-2 — protein sequence MAKVRVHELAKELGVDSKTVLAKLREQGEFVKSASSTIEAPVIRRLREAFPAEAESPKKPAGPRPGASGRPSAPEAAPEPATTRPAPAADGGQERPAAQAPAPAEASAPAAPAPAAPAAPAPAAPAPAAAPAEAAAPEAPAPAARPGAPRPAARPTPERPAPERPAAERPAAERPAAERPGAPRPGASSRPGNNPFAPSQGMPRPGGSGGARPGAPRPGNNPFAPSQGMPRPGGSGGPRPGAPRPGQAPGARPAGPRPGGPRPNPNMMPGQSSVARPGAPAARPGGGGGGRGRPGGGGGGFGGRPGGGGGPGAGGAPGGFAGRPGGGGRGGRGGTQGAFGRAGGRPVRGRKSKRAKRQEFEQQSAPSIGGVQVPRGDGSTVVRIRAGASLADFADRIDANPASLVTVLFHLGEMATATQSLDEDTFSALGAELGYVVEIVSPEEEERELLSGFDIDLEAEEAGETDEDLLPRPPVVTVMGHVDHGKTKLLDAIRSTDVVAGEAGGITQHIGAYQVVTEHEDQQRRITFLDTPGHEAFTAMRARGAEATDIAILVVAADDGVMPQTVEALNHAQAAGVPIVVAVNKVDREGANPAKIRQQLTEYNLVAEEYGGDTMFVDVSALRRTGIDDLLEAVLLTADAALDLRANPNKDARGVAIEANLDKGRGAVATVLVDSGTLHVGDSIVAGTAHGRVRAMFDEHGEHVTEAGPARPVQVLGLQSVPRAGDSFLVAPDDRTARQIADKRAAAERAATLAKRRKRVSLEDFTKALEEGKVDTLNLIIKGDVSGAVEALEDALLKIDVGDEVALRIIHRGVGAITQNDVNLATVDSAVIIGFNVRPAERVAELADREGVDLKFYSVIYDAIDDVEAALKGMLKPEFEEVQLGTAEVRQVFRSSKFGNIAGSIVRSGTIRRNTNARLTRDGVVITEKLTIESLRREKDDVTEVREGFECGIGIGFKDVQEGDIIETFEMREKPRA from the coding sequence GTGGCAAAGGTCCGCGTGCACGAGCTCGCCAAGGAGCTCGGCGTCGACAGCAAGACGGTTCTCGCGAAGCTTCGCGAGCAGGGAGAGTTCGTGAAGTCGGCGTCGTCGACGATCGAGGCCCCCGTCATCCGTCGGCTGCGTGAAGCATTCCCCGCCGAGGCGGAGAGTCCGAAGAAGCCTGCCGGGCCCCGCCCCGGCGCGTCCGGCCGGCCGTCCGCGCCGGAGGCCGCACCCGAGCCGGCCACCACCCGGCCGGCCCCCGCCGCCGACGGCGGCCAGGAGCGTCCTGCCGCGCAGGCCCCCGCGCCCGCCGAGGCGAGCGCCCCGGCTGCGCCGGCTCCCGCCGCCCCGGCCGCCCCCGCCCCGGCAGCCCCGGCCCCCGCTGCGGCGCCTGCCGAGGCCGCGGCTCCCGAGGCGCCCGCCCCGGCGGCTCGTCCGGGCGCACCCCGCCCGGCGGCGCGACCCACCCCCGAGCGTCCGGCCCCGGAGCGCCCGGCTGCCGAGCGTCCCGCTGCGGAGCGCCCGGCCGCCGAGCGTCCCGGCGCCCCCCGACCCGGCGCGTCCTCGCGTCCGGGGAACAACCCGTTCGCGCCGTCCCAGGGGATGCCCCGTCCGGGCGGCTCCGGCGGCGCTCGCCCCGGCGCCCCGCGTCCGGGGAACAACCCGTTCGCGCCGTCCCAGGGGATGCCCCGTCCGGGCGGCTCCGGCGGTCCGCGTCCCGGCGCCCCGCGTCCGGGGCAGGCGCCCGGCGCCCGTCCCGCGGGCCCGCGTCCGGGCGGCCCCCGCCCGAACCCGAACATGATGCCCGGGCAGAGCTCGGTCGCCCGTCCCGGCGCCCCGGCCGCCCGTCCGGGTGGTGGCGGCGGCGGTCGCGGTCGTCCCGGCGGCGGAGGCGGCGGCTTCGGCGGCCGTCCCGGCGGCGGTGGCGGACCCGGCGCAGGTGGCGCTCCCGGTGGTTTCGCCGGCCGTCCCGGCGGCGGTGGCCGCGGTGGACGCGGCGGCACCCAGGGTGCGTTCGGCCGCGCCGGCGGTCGCCCGGTCCGGGGACGGAAGTCCAAGCGGGCCAAGCGCCAGGAGTTCGAGCAGCAGTCGGCGCCGTCGATCGGCGGCGTGCAGGTCCCCCGCGGCGACGGCAGCACGGTCGTGCGCATCCGCGCCGGCGCCTCGCTGGCGGACTTCGCCGACCGCATCGACGCCAACCCGGCGTCGCTCGTGACGGTGCTGTTCCACCTCGGTGAGATGGCCACGGCCACGCAGTCCCTGGACGAGGACACCTTCTCGGCGCTCGGCGCCGAGCTCGGCTACGTCGTCGAGATCGTCTCCCCGGAGGAGGAGGAGCGCGAGCTCCTCAGCGGGTTCGACATCGACCTCGAGGCCGAGGAGGCCGGCGAGACCGACGAGGACCTGCTCCCGCGCCCGCCGGTCGTCACCGTCATGGGTCACGTCGACCACGGAAAGACCAAGCTCCTCGACGCCATCCGCTCCACGGACGTCGTCGCGGGCGAGGCCGGTGGCATCACCCAGCACATCGGTGCCTACCAGGTCGTCACCGAGCACGAGGACCAGCAGCGCCGGATCACGTTCCTCGACACCCCCGGTCACGAGGCGTTCACCGCCATGCGTGCCCGTGGTGCCGAGGCGACCGACATCGCGATCCTCGTGGTCGCCGCGGACGACGGCGTCATGCCCCAGACCGTGGAGGCGCTCAACCACGCCCAGGCGGCCGGCGTGCCGATCGTCGTGGCCGTGAACAAGGTCGACCGCGAGGGCGCCAACCCGGCGAAGATCCGCCAGCAGCTCACCGAGTACAACCTGGTGGCGGAGGAGTACGGCGGCGACACGATGTTCGTCGACGTCTCCGCGCTGAGGCGCACGGGCATCGACGACCTCCTCGAGGCCGTCCTGCTCACCGCCGACGCGGCGCTGGACCTGCGGGCCAACCCCAACAAGGACGCCCGCGGTGTGGCGATCGAGGCCAACCTGGACAAGGGCCGCGGCGCCGTCGCGACCGTCCTGGTCGACTCCGGCACCCTGCACGTCGGGGACTCGATCGTCGCCGGCACGGCCCACGGCCGCGTCCGCGCCATGTTCGACGAGCACGGCGAGCACGTGACCGAGGCGGGCCCGGCCCGTCCGGTGCAGGTCCTCGGCCTGCAGTCCGTCCCCCGCGCCGGCGACTCCTTCCTGGTGGCGCCCGACGACCGGACGGCCCGCCAGATCGCCGACAAGCGTGCGGCCGCCGAGCGCGCCGCGACGCTGGCCAAGCGCCGCAAGCGCGTCAGCCTGGAGGACTTCACCAAGGCCCTCGAGGAGGGCAAGGTCGACACCCTCAACCTCATCATCAAGGGTGACGTCTCCGGTGCCGTCGAGGCCCTGGAGGACGCGCTGCTCAAGATCGACGTGGGCGACGAGGTCGCGCTGCGGATCATCCACCGCGGTGTGGGTGCCATCACGCAGAACGACGTCAACCTCGCGACGGTGGACTCCGCCGTCATCATCGGCTTCAACGTGCGCCCCGCCGAGCGGGTCGCCGAGCTGGCCGACCGCGAGGGCGTGGACCTGAAGTTCTACTCGGTCATCTACGACGCGATCGACGACGTCGAGGCGGCGCTCAAGGGCATGCTCAAGCCGGAGTTCGAGGAGGTGCAGCTCGGTACCGCCGAGGTGCGCCAGGTGTTCCGCTCCTCCAAGTTCGGCAACATCGCCGGTTCGATCGTCCGCTCGGGCACCATCCGACGGAACACGAACGCGCGTCTGACCCGTGACGGCGTCGTCATCACGGAGAAGCTGACCATCGAGTCGCTGCGCCGCGAGAAGGACGACGTCACCGAGGTCCGCGAGGGCTTCGAGTGCGGTATCGGCATCGGCTTCAAGGACGTCCAGGAGGGCGACATCATCGAGACCTTCGAGATGCGCGAGAAGCCGCGCGCCTGA
- the rpsO gene encoding 30S ribosomal protein S15 codes for MPLAADVKQSIIKEYATHEGDTGSPEVQVAMLTQRIKDLTEHFKTHKHDHHSRRGLMLLIGQRKRLLGYLQAEDIERYRSLIARLGLRR; via the coding sequence ATGCCCCTCGCTGCCGACGTCAAGCAGTCCATCATCAAGGAGTACGCCACCCACGAGGGCGACACCGGTTCGCCTGAGGTCCAGGTCGCGATGCTCACGCAGCGCATCAAGGACCTCACCGAGCACTTCAAGACCCACAAGCACGACCACCACTCCCGTCGTGGTCTGATGCTCCTCATCGGCCAGCGCAAGCGCCTTCTCGGGTACCTGCAGGCGGAGGACATCGAGCGCTACCGCAGCCTCATCGCGCGGCTCGGTCTGCGCCGCTGA